In Chelonia mydas isolate rCheMyd1 chromosome 10, rCheMyd1.pri.v2, whole genome shotgun sequence, a single window of DNA contains:
- the PATL2 gene encoding protein PAT1 homolog 2 isoform X2 — translation MAESNELAILEDYLLAEDAPLLEEMAEEDEEIDLYNEMTFGLDRDSMEEEVAKAPAPPDKGPELSLVGKNEAAVVAAVAVEDEDEYKATEQPGLGAEEEQPMLEEMEEAGEEGEAEPGARHDDFADMEEEIGIDEHEEEEEEEEEEEEQQQHDEDNEEQNDLGDPAVMRAVHSKPTLESLDSAVLDSRIGSTWGEFEGDDLMAGDSCAWTSSPSSILSRHMLEDKAILQALDRGPPMSHMNLDFLVSPAQRGYLGSPGLKRPDFRMMSPKSFPQRFMRQSPMMPRSMASSRPYTPPRRASPLFTPNQSSGYVSPTPFRPMSRNISTPMQPLAMHFGPMSPSLEPPLFFSPPAGCQLKFSVPSHMTQLHPQHQRILNQRQQRGQAQSISPRKAWSLKTDPYSGLMTRKEKDWVIKVQMMQLQSENPHLDDYYYQAYYHRLERKQAEEELLGGRNKQEPPKLVTPYIQKMEIYDSVVRIAGSLGQVAVSTCYSPRRAIDAVHHALQEEAAGNQRLRALHRIEKMFLQLLEVEETQRKMSLLPEEQHPRFHEKKSHEVGRIYQALKIRACDSEEEAEDEFLQVLCVRKGKKLTARLLPHLAREQAEKILVTVTRHLPFLMRKDVLDESLPVLYGPLSEMVGRMTFSELIEVLQELTRPLAGSTELPLTMTFKNQFGISLLYALLSHGERLLSSDMPLEPHSGDFEKWTDTVFLVARELSQVPKTALVEPLFLPSNLLSLFCRYLDKQTIHHLEAKMECSPLPSEAAMPC, via the exons ATGGCAGAGAGTAATGAGCTGGCT ATCCTAGAAGACTACCTTCTGGCAGAAGATGCTCCTTTGCTGGAAGAAATGGCGGAGGAAGATGAGGAGATTGACCTGTACAATGAAATGACATTTGGGTTAG ATCGAGACTCCATGGAAGAGGAAGTGGCAAAAGCCCCGGCTCCTCCAGATAAAGGCCCCGAGCTGAGTCTTGTGGGCAAAAATGAGGCTGCGGTGGTGGCAGCGGTAGCGGTGGAGGATGAGGATGAGTACAAGGCCACTGagcagcctggcctgggggcagaaGAGGAGCAGCCCATGCTGGAGGAGatggaagaggcaggggaagaAGGTGAGGCAGAGCCTGGGGCTCGGCATGATGACTTTGCTGACATGGAGGAGGAGATAGGGATAGATGAacatgaggaggaagaggaggaggaggaggaagaagaggagcagcagcagcatgatgagGACAATGAGGAGCAGAATGATTTGGGAGACCCAGCAGTGATGAGAGCTGTGCACAGCAAGCCCACGCTGGAG AGCCTGGACTCAGCAGTTCTCGACAGCAGGATCGGCTCCACCTGGGGAGAGTTCGAGGGCGATGACTTG ATGGCTGGAGATTCATGTGCATGGACCTCGTCCCCAAGCAGCATCCTGTCGCGCCACATGCTGGAG GACAAAGCCATTCTCCAGGCATTGGACAGGGGCCCCCCCATGTCGCATATGAACCTGGACTTCCTTGTTTCCCCAGCGCAGAGGGGATACCTGGGCTCCCCTGGACTCAAGCGCCCAGACTTCAGAATGATGTCCCCGAAATCCTTCCCTCAGCGCTTTATGCGGCAG TCTCCCATGATGCCCCGCTCCATGGCCTCCTCTCGACCGTACACGCCGCCACGCAGAGCCTCGCCTCTCTTCACCCCCAATCAG AGCTCGGGGTATGTGTCTCCGACCCCCTTTAGGCCCATGTCACGCAACATCAGCACCCCAATGCAGCCCCTGGCTATGCACTTTGGCCCCATGTCTCCCTCTCTGGAGCCCCCTCTCTTCTTCAGTCCGCCAGCCGGCTGCCAGCTGAAGTTCAG TGTGCCCAGTCACATGACCCAGCTGCACCCTCAGCATCAGCGGATCCTGAATCAGCGGCAGCAGCGAGGGCAGgcgcagag catcTCCCCCAGGAAGGCATGGTCCCTGAAGACAGATCCCTATTCTGGGCTCATGACACGCAAGGAGAAGGATTGGGTGATCAAGGTGCAGATGATGCAGTTGCAGAGTGAGAATCCTCACCTGGATGACTACTATTACCAG GCCTATTACCACAGGCTGGAGCGGAAGCAGGCCGAGGAGGAGCTACTTGGAGGGCGCAACAAGCAGGAGCCCCCTAAGCTGGTCACACCGTACATCCAGAAGATGGAGATCTATGATTCTG TGGTGCGGATTGCAGGCTCGCTGGGCCAGGTTGCTGTGTCCACATGTTACAGCCCCCGCAGGGCCATCGACGCTGTGCACCACGCCCTGCAGGAGGAG GCTGCGGGGAACCAGCGACTTCGGGCGCTGCACAGAATCGAGAAG ATGTTCCTGCAGCTGCTGGAAGTGGAGGAGACTCAGCGAAAGATGAGCCTGCTCCCTGAAGAGCAGCACCCTCGTTTCCATGAGAAGAAGAGCCATGAAGTGGGTCGCATCTACCAGGCCCTGAAGATCAGGGCATGCGACAGTGAGGA GGAGGCGGAAGACGAGTTCCTGCAGGTCCTATGTGTGCGGAAAGGGAAGAAACTGACCGCGCGGCTGCTGCCGCACCTGGCACGGGAGCAGGCGGAGAAGATCCTGGTCACTGTCACCCGCCACCTGCCTTTCCTCATGAGGAAGGACGTGCTGGATGAG TCCCTGCCTGTCCTGTATGGCCCCCTCAGCGAGATGGTGGGCCGGATGACCTTCAGCGAGCTCATTGAGGTCCTGCAGGAGCTGACCAGGCCGCTGGCCGGCTCCACCGAGCTGCCGCTCACCATGACCTTTAAGAATCAG TTCGGGATCTCGCTCCTGTACGCCCTGCTGAGTCACGGCGAGAGGCTGCTCTCCTCCGACATGCCACTGGAGCCACACAGCGGGGACTTCGAGAAGTG GACGGACACAGTGTTCCTGGTTGCCAGGGAGCTGTCCCAAGTGCCCAAGACCGCCCTGGTGGagcctctcttcctccccagcaacctcctctctTTGTTCTGCCGCTACCTGGACAAGCAGACCATCCACCACCTGGAGGCCAAGATGGA GTGCTCCCCTCTGCCCTCGGAGGCTGCCATGCCATGCTGA
- the PATL2 gene encoding protein PAT1 homolog 2 isoform X1, whose amino-acid sequence MAESNELAILEDYLLAEDAPLLEEMAEEDEEIDLYNEMTFGLDRDSMEEEVAKAPAPPDKGPELSLVGKNEAAVVAAVAVEDEDEYKATEQPGLGAEEEQPMLEEMEEAGEEGEAEPGARHDDFADMEEEIGIDEHEEEEEEEEEEEEQQQHDEDNEEQNDLGDPAVMRAVHSKPTLESLDSAVLDSRIGSTWGEFEGDDLMAGDSCAWTSSPSSILSRHMLEDKAILQALDRGPPMSHMNLDFLVSPAQRGYLGSPGLKRPDFRMMSPKSFPQRFMRQQSPMMPRSMASSRPYTPPRRASPLFTPNQSSGYVSPTPFRPMSRNISTPMQPLAMHFGPMSPSLEPPLFFSPPAGCQLKFSVPSHMTQLHPQHQRILNQRQQRGQAQSISPRKAWSLKTDPYSGLMTRKEKDWVIKVQMMQLQSENPHLDDYYYQAYYHRLERKQAEEELLGGRNKQEPPKLVTPYIQKMEIYDSVVRIAGSLGQVAVSTCYSPRRAIDAVHHALQEEAAGNQRLRALHRIEKMFLQLLEVEETQRKMSLLPEEQHPRFHEKKSHEVGRIYQALKIRACDSEEEAEDEFLQVLCVRKGKKLTARLLPHLAREQAEKILVTVTRHLPFLMRKDVLDESLPVLYGPLSEMVGRMTFSELIEVLQELTRPLAGSTELPLTMTFKNQFGISLLYALLSHGERLLSSDMPLEPHSGDFEKWTDTVFLVARELSQVPKTALVEPLFLPSNLLSLFCRYLDKQTIHHLEAKMECSPLPSEAAMPC is encoded by the exons ATGGCAGAGAGTAATGAGCTGGCT ATCCTAGAAGACTACCTTCTGGCAGAAGATGCTCCTTTGCTGGAAGAAATGGCGGAGGAAGATGAGGAGATTGACCTGTACAATGAAATGACATTTGGGTTAG ATCGAGACTCCATGGAAGAGGAAGTGGCAAAAGCCCCGGCTCCTCCAGATAAAGGCCCCGAGCTGAGTCTTGTGGGCAAAAATGAGGCTGCGGTGGTGGCAGCGGTAGCGGTGGAGGATGAGGATGAGTACAAGGCCACTGagcagcctggcctgggggcagaaGAGGAGCAGCCCATGCTGGAGGAGatggaagaggcaggggaagaAGGTGAGGCAGAGCCTGGGGCTCGGCATGATGACTTTGCTGACATGGAGGAGGAGATAGGGATAGATGAacatgaggaggaagaggaggaggaggaggaagaagaggagcagcagcagcatgatgagGACAATGAGGAGCAGAATGATTTGGGAGACCCAGCAGTGATGAGAGCTGTGCACAGCAAGCCCACGCTGGAG AGCCTGGACTCAGCAGTTCTCGACAGCAGGATCGGCTCCACCTGGGGAGAGTTCGAGGGCGATGACTTG ATGGCTGGAGATTCATGTGCATGGACCTCGTCCCCAAGCAGCATCCTGTCGCGCCACATGCTGGAG GACAAAGCCATTCTCCAGGCATTGGACAGGGGCCCCCCCATGTCGCATATGAACCTGGACTTCCTTGTTTCCCCAGCGCAGAGGGGATACCTGGGCTCCCCTGGACTCAAGCGCCCAGACTTCAGAATGATGTCCCCGAAATCCTTCCCTCAGCGCTTTATGCGGCAG CAGTCTCCCATGATGCCCCGCTCCATGGCCTCCTCTCGACCGTACACGCCGCCACGCAGAGCCTCGCCTCTCTTCACCCCCAATCAG AGCTCGGGGTATGTGTCTCCGACCCCCTTTAGGCCCATGTCACGCAACATCAGCACCCCAATGCAGCCCCTGGCTATGCACTTTGGCCCCATGTCTCCCTCTCTGGAGCCCCCTCTCTTCTTCAGTCCGCCAGCCGGCTGCCAGCTGAAGTTCAG TGTGCCCAGTCACATGACCCAGCTGCACCCTCAGCATCAGCGGATCCTGAATCAGCGGCAGCAGCGAGGGCAGgcgcagag catcTCCCCCAGGAAGGCATGGTCCCTGAAGACAGATCCCTATTCTGGGCTCATGACACGCAAGGAGAAGGATTGGGTGATCAAGGTGCAGATGATGCAGTTGCAGAGTGAGAATCCTCACCTGGATGACTACTATTACCAG GCCTATTACCACAGGCTGGAGCGGAAGCAGGCCGAGGAGGAGCTACTTGGAGGGCGCAACAAGCAGGAGCCCCCTAAGCTGGTCACACCGTACATCCAGAAGATGGAGATCTATGATTCTG TGGTGCGGATTGCAGGCTCGCTGGGCCAGGTTGCTGTGTCCACATGTTACAGCCCCCGCAGGGCCATCGACGCTGTGCACCACGCCCTGCAGGAGGAG GCTGCGGGGAACCAGCGACTTCGGGCGCTGCACAGAATCGAGAAG ATGTTCCTGCAGCTGCTGGAAGTGGAGGAGACTCAGCGAAAGATGAGCCTGCTCCCTGAAGAGCAGCACCCTCGTTTCCATGAGAAGAAGAGCCATGAAGTGGGTCGCATCTACCAGGCCCTGAAGATCAGGGCATGCGACAGTGAGGA GGAGGCGGAAGACGAGTTCCTGCAGGTCCTATGTGTGCGGAAAGGGAAGAAACTGACCGCGCGGCTGCTGCCGCACCTGGCACGGGAGCAGGCGGAGAAGATCCTGGTCACTGTCACCCGCCACCTGCCTTTCCTCATGAGGAAGGACGTGCTGGATGAG TCCCTGCCTGTCCTGTATGGCCCCCTCAGCGAGATGGTGGGCCGGATGACCTTCAGCGAGCTCATTGAGGTCCTGCAGGAGCTGACCAGGCCGCTGGCCGGCTCCACCGAGCTGCCGCTCACCATGACCTTTAAGAATCAG TTCGGGATCTCGCTCCTGTACGCCCTGCTGAGTCACGGCGAGAGGCTGCTCTCCTCCGACATGCCACTGGAGCCACACAGCGGGGACTTCGAGAAGTG GACGGACACAGTGTTCCTGGTTGCCAGGGAGCTGTCCCAAGTGCCCAAGACCGCCCTGGTGGagcctctcttcctccccagcaacctcctctctTTGTTCTGCCGCTACCTGGACAAGCAGACCATCCACCACCTGGAGGCCAAGATGGA GTGCTCCCCTCTGCCCTCGGAGGCTGCCATGCCATGCTGA
- the PATL2 gene encoding protein PAT1 homolog 2 isoform X4, which produces MAESNELAILEDYLLAEDAPLLEEMAEEDEEIDLYNEMTFGLDRDSMEEEVAKAPAPPDKGPELSLVGKNEAAVVAAVAVEDEDEYKATEQPGLGAEEEQPMLEEMEEAGEEGEAEPGARHDDFADMEEEIGIDEHEEEEEEEEEEEEQQQHDEDNEEQNDLGDPAVMRAVHSKPTLESLDSAVLDSRIGSTWGEFEGDDLMAGDSCAWTSSPSSILSRHMLERGYLGSPGLKRPDFRMMSPKSFPQRFMRQQSPMMPRSMASSRPYTPPRRASPLFTPNQSSGYVSPTPFRPMSRNISTPMQPLAMHFGPMSPSLEPPLFFSPPAGCQLKFSVPSHMTQLHPQHQRILNQRQQRGQAQSISPRKAWSLKTDPYSGLMTRKEKDWVIKVQMMQLQSENPHLDDYYYQAYYHRLERKQAEEELLGGRNKQEPPKLVTPYIQKMEIYDSVVRIAGSLGQVAVSTCYSPRRAIDAVHHALQEEAAGNQRLRALHRIEKMFLQLLEVEETQRKMSLLPEEQHPRFHEKKSHEVGRIYQALKIRACDSEEEAEDEFLQVLCVRKGKKLTARLLPHLAREQAEKILVTVTRHLPFLMRKDVLDESLPVLYGPLSEMVGRMTFSELIEVLQELTRPLAGSTELPLTMTFKNQFGISLLYALLSHGERLLSSDMPLEPHSGDFEKWTDTVFLVARELSQVPKTALVEPLFLPSNLLSLFCRYLDKQTIHHLEAKMECSPLPSEAAMPC; this is translated from the exons ATGGCAGAGAGTAATGAGCTGGCT ATCCTAGAAGACTACCTTCTGGCAGAAGATGCTCCTTTGCTGGAAGAAATGGCGGAGGAAGATGAGGAGATTGACCTGTACAATGAAATGACATTTGGGTTAG ATCGAGACTCCATGGAAGAGGAAGTGGCAAAAGCCCCGGCTCCTCCAGATAAAGGCCCCGAGCTGAGTCTTGTGGGCAAAAATGAGGCTGCGGTGGTGGCAGCGGTAGCGGTGGAGGATGAGGATGAGTACAAGGCCACTGagcagcctggcctgggggcagaaGAGGAGCAGCCCATGCTGGAGGAGatggaagaggcaggggaagaAGGTGAGGCAGAGCCTGGGGCTCGGCATGATGACTTTGCTGACATGGAGGAGGAGATAGGGATAGATGAacatgaggaggaagaggaggaggaggaggaagaagaggagcagcagcagcatgatgagGACAATGAGGAGCAGAATGATTTGGGAGACCCAGCAGTGATGAGAGCTGTGCACAGCAAGCCCACGCTGGAG AGCCTGGACTCAGCAGTTCTCGACAGCAGGATCGGCTCCACCTGGGGAGAGTTCGAGGGCGATGACTTG ATGGCTGGAGATTCATGTGCATGGACCTCGTCCCCAAGCAGCATCCTGTCGCGCCACATGCTGGAG AGGGGATACCTGGGCTCCCCTGGACTCAAGCGCCCAGACTTCAGAATGATGTCCCCGAAATCCTTCCCTCAGCGCTTTATGCGGCAG CAGTCTCCCATGATGCCCCGCTCCATGGCCTCCTCTCGACCGTACACGCCGCCACGCAGAGCCTCGCCTCTCTTCACCCCCAATCAG AGCTCGGGGTATGTGTCTCCGACCCCCTTTAGGCCCATGTCACGCAACATCAGCACCCCAATGCAGCCCCTGGCTATGCACTTTGGCCCCATGTCTCCCTCTCTGGAGCCCCCTCTCTTCTTCAGTCCGCCAGCCGGCTGCCAGCTGAAGTTCAG TGTGCCCAGTCACATGACCCAGCTGCACCCTCAGCATCAGCGGATCCTGAATCAGCGGCAGCAGCGAGGGCAGgcgcagag catcTCCCCCAGGAAGGCATGGTCCCTGAAGACAGATCCCTATTCTGGGCTCATGACACGCAAGGAGAAGGATTGGGTGATCAAGGTGCAGATGATGCAGTTGCAGAGTGAGAATCCTCACCTGGATGACTACTATTACCAG GCCTATTACCACAGGCTGGAGCGGAAGCAGGCCGAGGAGGAGCTACTTGGAGGGCGCAACAAGCAGGAGCCCCCTAAGCTGGTCACACCGTACATCCAGAAGATGGAGATCTATGATTCTG TGGTGCGGATTGCAGGCTCGCTGGGCCAGGTTGCTGTGTCCACATGTTACAGCCCCCGCAGGGCCATCGACGCTGTGCACCACGCCCTGCAGGAGGAG GCTGCGGGGAACCAGCGACTTCGGGCGCTGCACAGAATCGAGAAG ATGTTCCTGCAGCTGCTGGAAGTGGAGGAGACTCAGCGAAAGATGAGCCTGCTCCCTGAAGAGCAGCACCCTCGTTTCCATGAGAAGAAGAGCCATGAAGTGGGTCGCATCTACCAGGCCCTGAAGATCAGGGCATGCGACAGTGAGGA GGAGGCGGAAGACGAGTTCCTGCAGGTCCTATGTGTGCGGAAAGGGAAGAAACTGACCGCGCGGCTGCTGCCGCACCTGGCACGGGAGCAGGCGGAGAAGATCCTGGTCACTGTCACCCGCCACCTGCCTTTCCTCATGAGGAAGGACGTGCTGGATGAG TCCCTGCCTGTCCTGTATGGCCCCCTCAGCGAGATGGTGGGCCGGATGACCTTCAGCGAGCTCATTGAGGTCCTGCAGGAGCTGACCAGGCCGCTGGCCGGCTCCACCGAGCTGCCGCTCACCATGACCTTTAAGAATCAG TTCGGGATCTCGCTCCTGTACGCCCTGCTGAGTCACGGCGAGAGGCTGCTCTCCTCCGACATGCCACTGGAGCCACACAGCGGGGACTTCGAGAAGTG GACGGACACAGTGTTCCTGGTTGCCAGGGAGCTGTCCCAAGTGCCCAAGACCGCCCTGGTGGagcctctcttcctccccagcaacctcctctctTTGTTCTGCCGCTACCTGGACAAGCAGACCATCCACCACCTGGAGGCCAAGATGGA GTGCTCCCCTCTGCCCTCGGAGGCTGCCATGCCATGCTGA
- the PATL2 gene encoding protein PAT1 homolog 2 isoform X6, with amino-acid sequence MAESNELAILEDYLLAEDAPLLEEMAEEDEEIDLYNEMTFGLDRDSMEEEVAKAPAPPDKGPELSLVGKNEAAVVAAVAVEDEDEYKATEQPGLGAEEEQPMLEEMEEAGEEGEAEPGARHDDFADMEEEIGIDEHEEEEEEEEEEEEQQQHDEDNEEQNDLGDPAVMRAVHSKPTLESLDSAVLDSRIGSTWGEFEGDDLMAGDSCAWTSSPSSILSRHMLEDKAILQALDRGPPMSHMNLDFLVSPAQRGYLGSPGLKRPDFRMMSPKSFPQRFMRQQSPMMPRSMASSRPYTPPRRASPLFTPNQSSGYVSPTPFRPMSRNISTPMQPLAMHFGPMSPSLEPPLFFSPPAGCQLKFSVPSHMTQLHPQHQRILNQRQQRGQAQSISPRKAWSLKTDPYSGLMTRKEKDWVIKVQMMQLQSENPHLDDYYYQAYYHRLERKQAEEELLGGRNKQEPPKLVTPYIQKMEIYDSVVRIAGSLGQVAVSTCYSPRRAIDAVHHALQEEAAGNQRLRALHRIEKMFLQLLEVEETQRKMSLLPEEQHPRFHEKKSHEVGRIYQALKIRACDSEEEAEDEFLQVLCVRKGKKLTARLLPHLAREQAEKILVTVTRHLPFLMRKDVLDEFGISLLYALLSHGERLLSSDMPLEPHSGDFEKWTDTVFLVARELSQVPKTALVEPLFLPSNLLSLFCRYLDKQTIHHLEAKMECSPLPSEAAMPC; translated from the exons ATGGCAGAGAGTAATGAGCTGGCT ATCCTAGAAGACTACCTTCTGGCAGAAGATGCTCCTTTGCTGGAAGAAATGGCGGAGGAAGATGAGGAGATTGACCTGTACAATGAAATGACATTTGGGTTAG ATCGAGACTCCATGGAAGAGGAAGTGGCAAAAGCCCCGGCTCCTCCAGATAAAGGCCCCGAGCTGAGTCTTGTGGGCAAAAATGAGGCTGCGGTGGTGGCAGCGGTAGCGGTGGAGGATGAGGATGAGTACAAGGCCACTGagcagcctggcctgggggcagaaGAGGAGCAGCCCATGCTGGAGGAGatggaagaggcaggggaagaAGGTGAGGCAGAGCCTGGGGCTCGGCATGATGACTTTGCTGACATGGAGGAGGAGATAGGGATAGATGAacatgaggaggaagaggaggaggaggaggaagaagaggagcagcagcagcatgatgagGACAATGAGGAGCAGAATGATTTGGGAGACCCAGCAGTGATGAGAGCTGTGCACAGCAAGCCCACGCTGGAG AGCCTGGACTCAGCAGTTCTCGACAGCAGGATCGGCTCCACCTGGGGAGAGTTCGAGGGCGATGACTTG ATGGCTGGAGATTCATGTGCATGGACCTCGTCCCCAAGCAGCATCCTGTCGCGCCACATGCTGGAG GACAAAGCCATTCTCCAGGCATTGGACAGGGGCCCCCCCATGTCGCATATGAACCTGGACTTCCTTGTTTCCCCAGCGCAGAGGGGATACCTGGGCTCCCCTGGACTCAAGCGCCCAGACTTCAGAATGATGTCCCCGAAATCCTTCCCTCAGCGCTTTATGCGGCAG CAGTCTCCCATGATGCCCCGCTCCATGGCCTCCTCTCGACCGTACACGCCGCCACGCAGAGCCTCGCCTCTCTTCACCCCCAATCAG AGCTCGGGGTATGTGTCTCCGACCCCCTTTAGGCCCATGTCACGCAACATCAGCACCCCAATGCAGCCCCTGGCTATGCACTTTGGCCCCATGTCTCCCTCTCTGGAGCCCCCTCTCTTCTTCAGTCCGCCAGCCGGCTGCCAGCTGAAGTTCAG TGTGCCCAGTCACATGACCCAGCTGCACCCTCAGCATCAGCGGATCCTGAATCAGCGGCAGCAGCGAGGGCAGgcgcagag catcTCCCCCAGGAAGGCATGGTCCCTGAAGACAGATCCCTATTCTGGGCTCATGACACGCAAGGAGAAGGATTGGGTGATCAAGGTGCAGATGATGCAGTTGCAGAGTGAGAATCCTCACCTGGATGACTACTATTACCAG GCCTATTACCACAGGCTGGAGCGGAAGCAGGCCGAGGAGGAGCTACTTGGAGGGCGCAACAAGCAGGAGCCCCCTAAGCTGGTCACACCGTACATCCAGAAGATGGAGATCTATGATTCTG TGGTGCGGATTGCAGGCTCGCTGGGCCAGGTTGCTGTGTCCACATGTTACAGCCCCCGCAGGGCCATCGACGCTGTGCACCACGCCCTGCAGGAGGAG GCTGCGGGGAACCAGCGACTTCGGGCGCTGCACAGAATCGAGAAG ATGTTCCTGCAGCTGCTGGAAGTGGAGGAGACTCAGCGAAAGATGAGCCTGCTCCCTGAAGAGCAGCACCCTCGTTTCCATGAGAAGAAGAGCCATGAAGTGGGTCGCATCTACCAGGCCCTGAAGATCAGGGCATGCGACAGTGAGGA GGAGGCGGAAGACGAGTTCCTGCAGGTCCTATGTGTGCGGAAAGGGAAGAAACTGACCGCGCGGCTGCTGCCGCACCTGGCACGGGAGCAGGCGGAGAAGATCCTGGTCACTGTCACCCGCCACCTGCCTTTCCTCATGAGGAAGGACGTGCTGGATGAG TTCGGGATCTCGCTCCTGTACGCCCTGCTGAGTCACGGCGAGAGGCTGCTCTCCTCCGACATGCCACTGGAGCCACACAGCGGGGACTTCGAGAAGTG GACGGACACAGTGTTCCTGGTTGCCAGGGAGCTGTCCCAAGTGCCCAAGACCGCCCTGGTGGagcctctcttcctccccagcaacctcctctctTTGTTCTGCCGCTACCTGGACAAGCAGACCATCCACCACCTGGAGGCCAAGATGGA GTGCTCCCCTCTGCCCTCGGAGGCTGCCATGCCATGCTGA